One Campylobacter pinnipediorum subsp. caledonicus genomic window carries:
- a CDS encoding sensor histidine kinase produces the protein MVLIAIVSIMLYYYIRVTILETVVAELTYEAKLIIEKPLEFNPKNEYKFKIQLPNKTVTNVEILEHKDKIKKPYFSHYEDELQTFMQLVYNYNDNSYMKLTKETTTQSNIIKQILIDIIIVNATSICLVIFYALFLSRMLLVPIKTLASKLGQLNERFLKEINTNSLPVEFEPLGNGINSLINRIQTFVEYQKELFIGLAHELKTPIAVIKTKNEVTLLKPRENEKYIETLKSNNEIINSMNSMISSILEIGRQEGAQFEEPVMVDVIGFLNKIGNNLAILVHQEQKELILDLNPKILNLKIQQNLLIHIVQNFVQNAIKFSPENSKITLKTQIIDKKFIIEVTDEGIGIDENKDLFAPFKRFGNKSGVGLGLFLAKGAAQALGGTITIKNRQEQNGAIATFTLPIVKNKKGK, from the coding sequence ATGGTGCTGATCGCTATAGTTTCTATTATGTTATACTACTATATAAGAGTTACTATACTAGAAACTGTAGTAGCAGAGCTAACTTATGAAGCAAAGTTAATAATAGAAAAACCTTTGGAATTTAATCCAAAAAATGAGTATAAATTTAAAATACAACTTCCAAATAAAACAGTAACAAATGTTGAAATTTTAGAACACAAAGACAAGATAAAAAAACCTTATTTTTCACACTATGAAGATGAATTGCAAACATTTATGCAACTTGTATACAATTATAATGATAATTCATATATGAAACTTACAAAGGAAACCACAACACAAAGTAATATAATAAAGCAGATTTTAATAGATATAATAATTGTCAATGCTACCTCTATATGCCTTGTTATTTTTTATGCTCTATTTTTATCAAGAATGCTATTAGTCCCAATAAAAACCCTTGCATCAAAACTAGGTCAACTAAACGAAAGATTCCTAAAAGAGATAAATACAAACTCATTGCCGGTTGAATTCGAGCCACTTGGAAACGGCATAAATAGCCTTATCAACAGAATACAAACTTTTGTAGAATATCAAAAAGAGCTATTTATAGGTCTAGCACATGAACTAAAAACTCCAATAGCCGTAATAAAAACAAAAAATGAAGTTACTCTACTAAAACCTAGAGAAAATGAAAAATATATAGAAACCTTAAAATCAAACAACGAAATAATAAATTCAATGAACTCAATGATAAGTTCAATCCTTGAAATAGGTCGTCAAGAAGGTGCACAATTTGAAGAACCGGTAATGGTAGACGTTATAGGATTTTTAAATAAAATAGGAAATAATCTAGCAATATTGGTTCATCAAGAACAAAAAGAGCTGATTTTAGATCTAAATCCAAAAATTTTAAATCTAAAAATACAGCAAAATTTATTAATACATATAGTTCAAAATTTTGTTCAAAACGCCATTAAATTCTCGCCTGAAAACTCCAAAATAACACTCAAAACACAGATAATAGACAAAAAATTTATCATAGAAGTCACAGATGAGGGAATAGGGATAGATGAAAATAAAGATCTATTTGCGCCATTTAAAAGATTTGGCAACAAAAGTGGTGTTGGGCTTGGCTTATTTTTAGCAAAAGGTGCAGCACAAGCTCTGGGCGGAACAATAACTATAAAAAATAGACAAGAGCAAAATGGAGCGATAGCAACTTTCACTTTGCCAATTGTAAAAAACAAAAAAGGCAAATAA
- a CDS encoding Ppx/GppA phosphatase family protein, which translates to MAKRTAVIDLGSNSTRMVIFERTSRWAFFTLGEYKMKVRLGEGGYGNNGNISQESMDTAFEAFSEFKNIATSYKCNKILAVGTSALRDAPNSKTFINLIKNKLKINLKIINGDDEAKFGALAAINLLCIPNHCVTLDIGGGSSELALIKDLKIVKTISLDIGTVRLKELFKNTDNKEELDIFIKEITEKIPSEFKSENIVVIGGSLRALSSAIMKKINYPLPSIHGFCYEIEKYHKFISNISTSKKEELEQFNIKKDRFDTIREGALIFLNIIKHLNIKNVYTSGVGIREGIFLSNFLRPSLKFPSNLNPSLKSLQDRFILTNNKNIAFYSKEIFKELSPLHNLNEKYLYELNIASKLYNAGQDIGFYNDHISSAYIIQNALNFGFKHEEKALISAIISTNGKKNVYEYEKFKPLLPKQSHIRWLSFILALAKTLDINCSSKKLCFKFENQTLRIFGSKNLIMAKEEIKKLNKPEPFAISFE; encoded by the coding sequence ATGGCAAAAAGAACAGCTGTAATAGATCTTGGCTCAAATTCAACTAGAATGGTTATTTTTGAAAGAACTTCAAGATGGGCATTTTTTACTCTTGGTGAATATAAGATGAAAGTTCGTTTGGGGGAAGGTGGATATGGAAATAATGGAAATATCTCACAAGAATCAATGGATACAGCTTTTGAAGCCTTTAGTGAGTTTAAAAATATAGCAACTAGTTATAAATGTAATAAAATTTTGGCTGTTGGAACATCAGCATTAAGAGATGCTCCAAATTCAAAAACATTTATAAATTTGATAAAAAATAAGCTAAAAATAAACCTAAAAATTATAAATGGAGATGATGAGGCTAAATTTGGTGCATTAGCAGCTATAAATTTATTATGCATTCCAAATCATTGTGTTACATTGGATATAGGAGGCGGTTCTAGCGAACTTGCTTTAATAAAGGATTTAAAAATTGTAAAAACCATATCACTAGATATAGGAACTGTAAGACTCAAAGAGCTTTTTAAAAACACAGATAACAAAGAAGAACTTGATATTTTTATCAAAGAAATTACTGAGAAAATACCTAGTGAGTTTAAATCAGAAAATATTGTTGTAATAGGCGGTTCTTTAAGAGCGTTATCATCAGCTATAATGAAAAAGATAAACTATCCATTGCCAAGCATACATGGGTTTTGTTACGAGATTGAAAAATACCATAAATTTATAAGCAATATCTCAACATCAAAAAAAGAAGAGTTAGAACAATTTAATATCAAAAAAGATAGGTTTGACACAATAAGAGAAGGTGCTTTAATTTTTTTAAATATAATCAAACATTTAAATATAAAAAATGTATATACAAGCGGTGTTGGCATAAGAGAGGGTATATTTTTATCTAATTTTTTAAGACCATCTTTAAAATTTCCAAGCAATTTAAATCCAAGTTTAAAAAGTCTACAAGATAGATTTATCTTAACAAACAATAAAAATATAGCATTTTACTCAAAAGAGATCTTCAAAGAGTTATCACCTCTTCACAACCTAAATGAAAAATACTTATACGAACTAAATATAGCTTCCAAATTATACAATGCTGGTCAAGACATAGGGTTTTATAATGATCATATCAGTTCAGCATATATTATACAAAATGCTTTAAATTTTGGTTTTAAGCACGAAGAAAAAGCACTTATATCCGCAATAATAAGTACAAATGGCAAAAAAAATGTATATGAATATGAAAAATTTAAGCCTCTGCTTCCAAAGCAATCACATATAAGATGGTTAAGCTTTATATTAGCATTAGCAAAAACACTAGATATAAATTGTTCATCTAAAAAATTATGCTTTAAATTTGAAAATCAAACACTTAGAATTTTTGGTTCAAAAAATCTAATAATGGCAAAAGAAGAGATCAAAAAACTAAATAAACCAGAACCTTTTGCTATAAGTTTTGAATAG
- a CDS encoding Mur ligase family protein — protein sequence MIEIKDIFFGISNIFFALLVSYYLMTCFQWFSYKIKRVIFHFTRPLWHVFFFIVPIMLYYTTGNLFFIYFYFAFVPSLFLWNKKLDKKLVFTNRVKRFFVILCLALIIQNLFYILNNGNFSKDIIFPIFISFVFSHFFEKMNAIYYKKKALDKIQSNKNLKIILITASYGKTSIKNFLFEILKDDFNCHKTPRSVNTLVGLIKDINENITNQTQIYIAEAGARLKGDIYEISTYLNPDVVVVGEIGKQHIEYFKSIENIRNTKLEALQSNNLKKAFLHSSTLKNDEKNIEIYNKNIKDIKSDLDGISFVLDDNSFSSSLIGKFNIENLCACIKVTKFFGLDSDKIQNKIKNLKNVEHRLEKINANGKVIIDDSFNGNFTGMSSSYELVSTYSGRKILITPGIMESSKDENEKLSRIINDIFDVVIISSPLNAQALLKFLSKPQIVILKDKNKMQETLIEHTKIGDLILFSNDAPSFM from the coding sequence ATGATTGAGATTAAAGATATTTTTTTTGGTATTTCAAATATATTTTTTGCTTTATTGGTTTCTTATTATTTAATGACATGTTTTCAATGGTTTTCATATAAGATAAAAAGAGTAATATTTCATTTCACAAGACCTCTTTGGCATGTATTTTTCTTTATAGTTCCTATTATGCTTTATTATACTACTGGTAATTTATTTTTTATATATTTTTATTTTGCTTTTGTTCCTAGTTTATTTTTGTGGAATAAAAAACTAGATAAGAAATTAGTATTTACAAATAGAGTCAAACGCTTTTTTGTTATTCTTTGCTTGGCTTTGATTATTCAAAATTTATTTTATATACTAAATAATGGAAATTTTTCAAAAGATATTATTTTTCCTATCTTTATAAGTTTTGTTTTTAGCCACTTTTTTGAAAAAATGAATGCTATTTATTATAAGAAAAAAGCGTTAGATAAAATACAAAGCAATAAAAATTTAAAAATAATTTTAATAACAGCAAGTTATGGTAAAACAAGTATTAAAAACTTTCTTTTTGAAATTTTAAAAGATGATTTCAATTGTCACAAAACACCAAGAAGTGTAAATACATTAGTGGGGCTTATTAAGGATATAAACGAAAATATCACTAATCAAACTCAGATATATATAGCTGAAGCTGGTGCTAGACTAAAGGGCGATATATATGAAATTTCTACGTATTTAAATCCTGATGTTGTTGTTGTCGGAGAGATAGGAAAGCAACACATAGAGTATTTTAAAAGCATTGAAAACATAAGAAACACAAAACTTGAAGCTTTGCAAAGCAATAATCTAAAAAAAGCTTTTTTACATAGCTCTACCTTGAAAAATGATGAAAAAAATATTGAAATTTACAATAAAAATATAAAAGATATTAAATCAGATTTAGATGGAATAAGCTTTGTTTTGGATGATAATTCTTTCTCTTCTTCATTGATAGGTAAGTTTAATATAGAAAATTTATGTGCTTGTATAAAGGTTACTAAATTTTTTGGTCTAGATAGTGATAAAATACAAAATAAAATTAAAAATTTAAAAAATGTTGAACATAGACTTGAAAAAATTAATGCTAATGGCAAGGTTATCATCGATGATAGCTTTAATGGAAATTTTACAGGCATGAGTTCTAGTTATGAGCTTGTAAGCACTTATAGTGGAAGAAAAATTCTTATAACTCCCGGAATAATGGAAAGTAGTAAGGATGAAAATGAAAAACTTTCGCGTATTATAAATGATATTTTTGATGTTGTCATTATTTCTAGTCCTTTGAATGCGCAAGCCTTGCTAAAATTTCTTAGTAAGCCACAAATAGTTATTTTAAAAGATAAAAACAAAATGCAAGAAACACTGATAGAGCATACAAAAATAGGTGATTTAATCTTGTTTTCTAATGATGCCCCGAGTTTTATGTAA
- a CDS encoding alpha/beta fold hydrolase encodes MASKTIKYSSKKYLISYEMLNPENEKIILFLHGWGASKEIMKKAFKDTFCDYKHIYVDMPGFGNSNIFSPLKTSDYSNIIREFINSLPQKPDIILGHSFGGKVATLLNPKNLVLLSSAGIISKKPFLVRVKIRIFKILKFFGFGRFYRVFATKDISGMSVVMYETLKNVVDEDFSRKFKKFSNKAVIFWGENDKATPLKNGEFIHSMIKDSSFYPLSGDHFFFLLHSKFIQDRVISDINSSSNIEDESCIEVVNKQ; translated from the coding sequence ATGGCTAGTAAAACTATAAAATATTCATCAAAAAAATATTTGATTTCTTATGAAATGCTAAATCCGGAAAACGAAAAAATTATACTTTTTTTGCATGGCTGGGGTGCTAGTAAAGAAATTATGAAAAAGGCTTTTAAAGATACTTTTTGTGATTATAAACATATATATGTTGATATGCCAGGTTTTGGAAATAGTAATATTTTTAGTCCTTTAAAAACATCTGATTATTCAAACATTATAAGAGAGTTTATAAACTCATTACCACAAAAACCAGATATTATCCTTGGACATAGTTTTGGTGGCAAGGTTGCTACTTTATTGAATCCAAAAAATTTAGTTTTGCTTAGTTCGGCGGGAATTATTAGCAAAAAACCTTTTCTTGTAAGAGTTAAAATTAGAATTTTTAAAATTTTAAAATTTTTCGGATTTGGTAGATTTTATAGAGTGTTTGCTACAAAAGATATAAGTGGAATGAGTGTTGTGATGTATGAAACTTTAAAAAATGTAGTTGATGAAGATTTTTCAAGAAAGTTTAAAAAATTCTCAAATAAAGCTGTTATATTTTGGGGCGAAAACGACAAAGCCACACCATTAAAGAATGGAGAATTTATACATTCGATGATAAAAGATAGTAGTTTTTATCCTTTAAGTGGGGATCATTTTTTCTTTTTGTTGCATTCTAAATTTATACAAGATAGGGTTATATCTGATATAAACAGTTCTTCAAATATCGAAGATGAAAGTTGTATAGAGGTTGTTAATAAACAATGA
- a CDS encoding type II toxin-antitoxin system Phd/YefM family antitoxin encodes MLAFKKDEIYTATEVVRNFSSVLNKISSGDTKRAVVVKNNKFEAVILNMDEYERLEKAVEILESIYNSSKKDK; translated from the coding sequence ATGTTAGCATTTAAGAAAGATGAAATTTATACTGCAACTGAAGTCGTTAGAAATTTTAGTTCAGTTTTAAATAAAATAAGCAGTGGAGATACGAAAAGAGCAGTTGTGGTAAAAAACAATAAATTTGAAGCAGTTATTTTAAATATGGATGAGTATGAGCGTCTTGAAAAGGCAGTAGAAATACTTGAAAGTATATATAATTCTAGTAAAAAAGATAAATAA
- a CDS encoding D-alanine--D-alanine ligase, which translates to MKLGIVFGAKSFEHEISVVSAIVLKNVLNEECVFVFCDSLREFYLIESKNMKANFFSKGLYKKSKKLTLKQGGFYTTSMFGESKINADIFINLIHGMDGEDGKIASLFDFFGVDYIGPRLEASVLSFNKELTKLFAKKVGVKTLDYEVIRREDNPKTSYPFILKPLRLGSSIGVSVVKTQDEFDYAKDIAFEFDSDVLVEPFVENVKEYNLAGCIIDDEFKFSIIEEPKKSDFLDFEQKYLSFSNEQKVKSADISKELEDGLKNAFMKIYKNTFEGALIRCDFFVIDNEIYLNEINPNPGSLAHYLFDDFKNIIISLSNSLPDKQNINIDYKFLSSIISSKGNKI; encoded by the coding sequence ATGAAATTAGGTATTGTATTTGGTGCTAAAAGTTTTGAACACGAGATAAGCGTAGTAAGTGCTATTGTTTTAAAAAATGTTTTAAATGAAGAGTGTGTTTTTGTGTTTTGTGATAGTTTAAGGGAATTTTATCTCATAGAATCAAAAAACATGAAAGCTAATTTTTTTAGCAAAGGTCTTTACAAAAAGTCAAAAAAACTAACTTTAAAACAAGGTGGTTTTTATACTACTTCTATGTTTGGTGAGAGTAAAATCAATGCTGATATTTTTATAAATTTAATACACGGTATGGATGGAGAAGATGGCAAGATAGCTTCATTGTTTGATTTTTTTGGTGTGGATTATATAGGCCCTAGACTTGAAGCTAGTGTGTTAAGTTTTAACAAAGAATTAACTAAACTTTTTGCTAAAAAAGTTGGTGTAAAGACACTTGATTATGAGGTCATAAGACGCGAAGATAATCCAAAAACTTCGTATCCATTTATACTAAAACCACTAAGACTCGGTAGCTCCATAGGCGTTAGTGTAGTAAAAACTCAAGATGAGTTTGATTATGCTAAAGATATAGCTTTTGAGTTTGATAGCGATGTTTTAGTTGAGCCGTTTGTGGAAAATGTAAAAGAGTATAATTTAGCCGGTTGTATTATAGATGATGAGTTTAAATTTTCTATAATAGAAGAGCCAAAAAAGAGTGATTTTTTAGATTTTGAACAAAAATATCTATCTTTTTCAAACGAACAAAAAGTAAAAAGTGCAGATATATCAAAAGAACTTGAAGATGGGTTAAAAAATGCATTTATGAAAATTTATAAAAACACATTTGAAGGTGCCTTGATTAGATGTGATTTTTTTGTAATAGATAATGAAATTTATCTTAATGAAATAAATCCAAATCCAGGAAGCCTTGCTCATTATTTGTTTGATGATTTTAAAAATATTATTATTTCTCTTTCAAATTCGCTACCCGATAAGCAAAATATAAATATTGATTATAAATTTTTAAGCTCCATAATTAGCTCAAAAGGGAATAAAATATAA
- the ruvA gene encoding Holliday junction branch migration protein RuvA, with product MIKAIEGVITKKDPAFVILKTVSGVSYGIFISLFCSAKLQSGSKVELNITQIIREDANLFYGFLDLSEQKMFKMLIKLSGIGASTAMAICSSLNPNSFTNAILNGDLDTLKKVPGIGLKTARRIIAELSDAKLINEENISAHKNEAIMALEALGFKKDKIYKVLAGIDAESMETGEIIKQALKKLG from the coding sequence GTGATAAAAGCTATTGAAGGTGTTATAACAAAAAAAGATCCGGCATTTGTTATATTAAAAACAGTTAGCGGTGTTAGTTATGGTATTTTTATATCTCTTTTTTGTTCTGCAAAACTTCAAAGTGGTTCAAAAGTAGAGCTTAATATAACTCAAATAATAAGAGAAGATGCAAATTTATTTTATGGTTTTTTAGATTTAAGTGAGCAAAAAATGTTTAAAATGCTTATAAAATTAAGTGGAATAGGTGCAAGTACAGCTATGGCAATATGCTCATCTTTAAATCCAAATTCTTTTACAAATGCTATATTAAATGGGGATTTAGATACTTTAAAAAAAGTTCCAGGAATTGGGTTAAAAACAGCAAGAAGAATAATCGCTGAATTAAGTGATGCTAAACTTATAAATGAAGAAAACATCTCTGCACATAAAAATGAAGCAATTATGGCTCTTGAGGCACTTGGGTTTAAAAAAGATAAAATTTATAAAGTTCTTGCTGGTATTGATGCCGAGTCTATGGAAACTGGTGAAATTATAAAACAAGCTTTAAAAAAATTAGGATAG
- a CDS encoding flagellar assembly protein A, translated as MSEVKYLSPISTDSKTPYEDIKEISKNTGVEAKFIDFNLLDFTTLYTNKENQEPVSLSRNELGIFNDLDFYLDPTLAIEQVYKVEFYDIRVLVKPKIPNISIGANQSLTKIVGTVHATKDAIYENGYEELMYNFIAKKLIRANILIGIRDDSLKNELKKISSILRIKEIIDDDYTFIVAKGFEPRKSIESKLILHYKNKLKNVDKNDKIDHASRGFVSGVVLDEMIIEYIKPQNGKSGRNVRGDFIEVQLPKDNNLKEIDITENIKKIEDDTSIKYIAKKPGFVSDNQGVYDIKEQLEINEITFKDTGSVKTELDSNVSILIKEDDIFKDAIGTGVVVEAKDVSVKGNIGSNASVIADNVKIGGQTHAKAKVKAKKADIYVHIGFVEADEVYIDRLEGGTVVAKKAIIRSVIGGNITADEVIIETLVSNCTITGLSLIDIKYLRGNNNKLIIDATKIKDRSYDIEGQVEKINDLKKDIKKIPKILEAKKIIIDTNKSSIHTIKSKVEELQKSKVVPPVTFIKKLKEYQQLVGEYNMLLKEYNTKKDNLKELKNELDFMQNEIFASKIVNRSNWLELNEIKFIIVNPSTEVVYHTRQNEISRVVMVTKIGEGDDVKFEIKKSNDLELLPKLKEKQ; from the coding sequence TTGAGTGAAGTAAAATATCTGTCGCCTATTAGTACAGATTCAAAAACACCATATGAAGATATAAAAGAGATTAGTAAAAATACTGGAGTCGAAGCTAAATTTATAGATTTTAATTTATTGGATTTTACTACATTGTATACAAATAAAGAAAATCAAGAACCTGTTAGTTTATCTAGAAATGAACTTGGTATTTTTAACGATCTTGATTTTTATCTTGATCCTACTCTTGCTATAGAGCAGGTTTACAAGGTTGAGTTTTACGACATTAGAGTTCTTGTTAAGCCAAAAATTCCAAATATCAGCATAGGAGCAAATCAATCTTTAACAAAGATAGTGGGAACTGTTCATGCAACTAAAGATGCTATTTATGAAAATGGTTATGAAGAGTTAATGTATAATTTTATAGCCAAAAAACTAATTAGAGCTAATATTCTTATAGGTATCAGGGATGACAGCCTAAAAAATGAATTAAAAAAAATATCTTCTATTTTGCGTATCAAAGAGATTATAGATGATGATTATACTTTTATTGTGGCAAAAGGTTTTGAACCTAGAAAATCAATAGAGTCTAAATTGATTTTGCACTATAAAAATAAGCTTAAAAATGTTGATAAAAATGACAAGATAGATCATGCCAGTAGAGGTTTTGTCTCAGGTGTTGTATTAGATGAAATGATAATTGAATATATTAAACCTCAAAATGGAAAGAGTGGCAGGAATGTTAGAGGTGATTTTATAGAGGTTCAATTACCTAAAGACAATAATCTAAAAGAGATAGACATTACCGAAAACATAAAAAAAATAGAAGATGATACAAGTATAAAATATATAGCTAAAAAACCAGGATTTGTGAGTGATAATCAGGGTGTTTATGATATAAAAGAGCAACTTGAAATAAATGAAATAACTTTTAAAGACACAGGTTCTGTTAAGACAGAGTTGGATTCTAATGTTAGTATTTTAATAAAAGAAGATGATATATTTAAAGATGCTATTGGAACTGGCGTTGTTGTTGAGGCAAAAGATGTTAGCGTGAAAGGAAATATTGGCTCTAATGCATCTGTGATTGCAGATAACGTTAAGATAGGTGGTCAAACTCACGCAAAAGCAAAAGTAAAAGCTAAAAAGGCGGATATATATGTTCATATTGGATTTGTTGAAGCCGATGAGGTTTATATTGATAGGCTTGAAGGTGGAACTGTTGTAGCAAAAAAAGCTATTATAAGAAGTGTAATAGGTGGAAATATAACAGCCGATGAGGTAATAATTGAAACATTAGTGTCAAATTGTACAATAACTGGCCTTAGTTTAATAGATATTAAATATTTAAGAGGAAACAATAATAAACTTATTATAGATGCAACCAAGATAAAAGATAGGAGTTACGATATAGAGGGTCAAGTTGAAAAAATTAATGACTTAAAAAAAGATATTAAAAAAATACCAAAAATATTAGAAGCAAAAAAAATAATTATAGATACAAATAAATCTTCTATACATACAATAAAATCCAAAGTTGAAGAATTGCAAAAATCTAAGGTTGTTCCACCTGTTACTTTTATAAAAAAACTTAAAGAGTACCAGCAATTAGTTGGTGAGTATAATATGCTTTTAAAAGAATATAATACAAAAAAAGATAATTTAAAAGAGTTAAAAAATGAGCTTGATTTTATGCAAAATGAGATTTTTGCTTCTAAAATTGTAAATAGAAGCAATTGGCTTGAATTAAATGAGATTAAGTTTATAATAGTTAATCCTTCGACAGAAGTTGTTTATCATACAAGGCAAAATGAGATTTCAAGAGTTGTTATGGTAACAAAAATAGGAGAAGGTGATGATGTTAAATTTGAAATCAAAAAATCAAATGATCTTGAATTACTTCCAAAATTAAAGGAAAAACAGTGA
- the murJ gene encoding murein biosynthesis integral membrane protein MurJ, whose protein sequence is MIKGFISNASGIMLSRILGLVRDILTALILGAGIFSDLFFIAFKMPNLFRRVFAEGAFSQSFLPNFVKSSKKATFSAEIFFKFLFFISLLTLLVNIFTKEFITIIATGLKDEDMINAIHLVKINFFYLMLIYMASFMASLLQYKGHFATTAFSTALLNLSMICALLLANHKPEKEVALYLSFGVVIGGILQLITHIIALYKKNLNKMFFGGIYGFIKGKRADTKNFFINFYHGVFGSSALQISSFMDTWLASFLATGSISYMFYANRIFQLPLAIFAIALSQALFPKIARLLKNNDTKNALLQTKKSFNILFFTLLASCIGGIVLSEPIIWLLFERGNFTQEDTIQCARVLSAYLIGLLPFGLIKLFSLWLYAKMKQKIASKIATIGLIINLILALILMQFLGAVGLALASSIVGFLQFGFYLKEFGYRKFLGIIEPKFIFFTMIFLVVEFFSLEYLKEFFYANLR, encoded by the coding sequence TTGATTAAGGGTTTTATTTCAAATGCTTCAGGCATAATGCTTTCTAGGATACTAGGTCTTGTGCGTGATATACTTACTGCACTAATCTTGGGCGCTGGGATTTTTAGCGATCTATTTTTTATAGCTTTTAAGATGCCAAATTTATTTAGAAGAGTTTTTGCAGAGGGTGCTTTTTCACAATCTTTTTTGCCAAATTTTGTAAAATCTAGCAAAAAAGCTACTTTTAGCGCTGAAATCTTTTTTAAATTTCTATTTTTTATCTCACTTTTAACTCTGCTTGTAAACATATTTACAAAAGAATTTATAACAATAATAGCTACTGGATTAAAAGATGAGGATATGATAAATGCTATACATTTAGTAAAAATAAACTTTTTTTATCTTATGCTTATTTATATGGCTAGTTTCATGGCCTCACTTTTACAATACAAAGGTCATTTTGCAACAACCGCATTTTCTACAGCACTGCTAAATTTAAGCATGATTTGCGCTTTATTGCTTGCAAATCATAAACCGGAAAAAGAGGTGGCTTTATATCTTAGCTTTGGTGTTGTTATAGGCGGTATTTTGCAACTAATAACACACATAATAGCACTTTATAAAAAAAATCTAAACAAGATGTTTTTTGGAGGAATTTACGGCTTTATAAAAGGCAAAAGAGCTGATACTAAAAATTTCTTTATCAATTTTTACCATGGTGTTTTTGGCTCATCAGCACTTCAAATTAGCTCTTTTATGGATACTTGGTTGGCTAGTTTTTTAGCAACAGGAAGTATTAGTTATATGTTTTATGCAAATAGAATTTTTCAACTTCCACTTGCTATCTTTGCTATAGCTTTATCACAAGCATTATTTCCAAAAATAGCAAGGCTCTTAAAAAATAATGACACAAAAAATGCGCTACTTCAAACAAAAAAAAGTTTTAACATACTATTTTTTACACTTTTAGCTTCTTGTATTGGAGGTATAGTATTATCAGAACCTATAATTTGGCTACTTTTTGAAAGAGGAAATTTTACACAAGAAGACACGATACAATGCGCAAGGGTTTTAAGTGCTTATCTTATAGGGCTTTTGCCATTTGGGCTAATTAAACTTTTTTCGCTTTGGCTATACGCAAAGATGAAACAAAAAATCGCTTCTAAAATAGCAACAATAGGACTTATAATAAATCTTATTTTGGCACTCATATTAATGCAATTTTTAGGTGCTGTTGGTTTAGCACTAGCTAGTTCTATAGTTGGTTTTTTACAATTTGGGTTTTATTTAAAAGAATTTGGATATAGAAAATTTTTAGGTATAATTGAGCCTAAATTTATATTTTTTACAATGATATTTTTAGTGGTTGAGTTTTTTAGCCTTGAATATTTAAAGGAATTTTTTTATGCAAATTTACGATAG